In Rubrobacter radiotolerans DSM 5868, a genomic segment contains:
- the pgl gene encoding 6-phosphogluconolactonase, giving the protein MTELGGNFNNDATVIVHDSAEDLASAAVGDFVRRAEEAIGERGRFVVALAGGSTPIATYELLAKDARDSVDWGRVHVFFGDERTVPPDSEDSNFKMANDALLSHVSPASVHRMRGELDPARAAEEYERELSEFFGGERPVFDLIHLGIGDDGHTASLFPNTDALDVSDRLAVENRVEKLDTTRLTLTKETINAARAVVFLVAGEGKAGALKEILKSDADPHEFPSKLIRPAGGPVWMLDRAAASKLEAG; this is encoded by the coding sequence ATGACAGAGCTTGGAGGCAACTTCAACAACGACGCGACCGTGATCGTCCACGACTCGGCGGAGGATCTCGCCTCGGCCGCCGTCGGGGACTTCGTTCGCCGCGCGGAGGAGGCGATCGGCGAGCGGGGACGCTTCGTCGTCGCGCTCGCCGGGGGCTCGACCCCGATAGCTACCTACGAGCTTCTCGCAAAGGACGCTCGGGACTCAGTAGACTGGGGCAGGGTCCACGTCTTTTTCGGGGACGAGCGGACCGTCCCGCCCGACAGCGAGGACTCCAACTTCAAGATGGCCAACGACGCCCTTCTCTCGCACGTATCGCCCGCGAGCGTGCACCGGATGCGCGGCGAGCTCGACCCGGCCCGAGCCGCGGAGGAGTACGAGAGGGAACTCTCGGAGTTCTTCGGCGGCGAACGGCCGGTCTTTGACCTGATACACCTCGGCATCGGCGACGACGGGCACACGGCGAGCCTCTTCCCGAACACCGACGCCCTCGACGTCTCCGACCGGCTCGCCGTCGAGAACCGCGTCGAGAAGCTCGATACCACGCGCCTGACGCTGACAAAGGAGACGATAAACGCCGCCCGCGCCGTTGTCTTCCTTGTCGCCGGAGAGGGCAAGGCCGGGGCGTTGAAGGAGATCCTGAAAAGCGACGCAGACCCGCACGAGTTCCCCTCGAAGCTGATCCGGCCCGCCGGAGGGCCTGTCTGGATGCTCGACCGGGCCGCCGCCTCGAAGCTCGAGGCAGGTTAA
- the gnd gene encoding phosphogluconate dehydrogenase (NAD(+)-dependent, decarboxylating) — protein sequence MEIGIYGLGRMGANMVRRLHQSGEHRVLAGNRSGGKVDEIRKEGIEGVYSMEEMVQALEKPRAIWVMVPAGEATSDALSAFADLMDEGDILIDGGNSYFRDSVHHAKVLSEKGIRFLDAGTSGGIWGLRVGYCLMVGGDASAFEHVEPALRTLAPEEGYAYLGEAGAGHFTKMVHNGIEYGMMQAYAEGFEILEKSRYDYDLRTVSNLWNQGSVVRSWLLELAHEAFVKDAKLDSIRGYVEDSGEGRWTVIEAIEEDVPANTIAGSLFARFASRQEDSFAMKVIAALRGGFGGHAIKEAATEDEK from the coding sequence ATGGAGATAGGGATCTACGGTCTTGGCCGGATGGGCGCGAACATGGTCCGCAGGCTGCACCAGAGCGGTGAGCACCGCGTGCTTGCCGGCAACCGCTCCGGCGGGAAGGTGGACGAGATCCGCAAAGAGGGCATAGAGGGCGTCTACTCGATGGAGGAGATGGTCCAGGCCCTTGAGAAGCCGCGCGCTATCTGGGTTATGGTCCCGGCCGGGGAGGCGACCTCGGACGCCTTGAGCGCCTTTGCCGATCTCATGGACGAGGGCGACATCCTCATTGACGGCGGCAACTCCTACTTCCGCGACTCTGTGCACCACGCAAAGGTACTCTCGGAGAAGGGCATCCGCTTTCTCGATGCCGGCACGAGCGGTGGGATCTGGGGCCTTAGGGTAGGCTACTGCCTGATGGTCGGCGGGGACGCGAGCGCCTTTGAGCACGTCGAGCCCGCTCTCAGGACGCTCGCGCCTGAGGAAGGGTACGCCTACCTCGGGGAGGCCGGGGCCGGACACTTCACGAAGATGGTCCACAACGGCATCGAGTACGGGATGATGCAGGCTTATGCGGAGGGCTTTGAGATCCTCGAGAAGAGCCGCTACGACTACGACCTGCGCACCGTCTCTAACCTGTGGAACCAGGGGAGCGTGGTCAGGAGCTGGCTTTTGGAGCTTGCCCACGAAGCGTTTGTGAAGGATGCGAAGCTCGACTCGATCCGGGGCTACGTCGAGGACTCGGGCGAGGGACGCTGGACGGTAATAGAGGCGATAGAGGAGGACGTACCGGCGAACACGATCGCCGGCTCTTTGTTTGCGCGCTTTGCATCGCGTCAGGAGGACTCCTTTGCGATGAAGGTCATAGCGGCGCTGCGCGGCGGGTTCGGAGGGCACGCCATAAAGGAGGCTGCGACCGAGGATGAGAAGTAG
- the zwf gene encoding glucose-6-phosphate dehydrogenase, with the protein MTDVETREALKNALAEDSGVSESPDPAVMVIFGASGDLTRRKLIPALYDLVSARRLPMEFAVVGISRTGMSHEEFREKLRAALEEQRADTFSEPVWETFSKGIFYMAGDSTEPETYRKLGDFLGRLDRERGTGGNRVFYLSSSPSLFPAIVDRLGESGMSEESEGSYSRIVIEKPFGRDLESARELNEEIQSGFREEQIYRIDHYLGKETVQNILALRFSNGIFEPLWNQNYIDHVQITVAEDIGVGTRGSFYEEAGALRDIVQNHLMQVLCLTAMEPPVNFDADSVRDEKVKVLKAVRPIPEDEVDRLAVRGQYASGWIWGDRVRGYREEEDVADDSLTETFVAMKLFVDNWRWAGVPFYVRAGKRLPKKATEIAIRFKPTPHTPFAHAGDDGTEPNVLVIRIQPEEGVSLKLGAKVPGSKMEIGSVNMDLLYGSAFIEEAPEAYGRLLLDLMLGDPTLFIRADEAEGSWKILAPVMETWSRKRKIPLYPAGEWGPEEAQKLMADDGREWRRP; encoded by the coding sequence ATGACCGACGTGGAGACGCGCGAGGCGCTGAAGAACGCGCTCGCCGAGGACTCCGGCGTGTCCGAGAGCCCGGACCCGGCGGTGATGGTGATCTTCGGCGCCTCCGGCGACCTGACGCGGCGCAAGCTCATCCCCGCGCTCTACGACCTCGTCTCCGCGCGCAGGCTCCCGATGGAGTTCGCCGTCGTCGGTATCTCGCGCACCGGGATGTCCCACGAGGAGTTCCGCGAGAAGCTGCGCGCCGCGCTTGAGGAGCAGCGCGCCGACACGTTCTCCGAGCCGGTCTGGGAGACGTTCTCCAAGGGGATCTTCTACATGGCCGGAGACTCGACCGAGCCGGAGACCTACCGAAAGCTCGGGGACTTTCTCGGGCGGCTCGACCGCGAGCGCGGCACGGGCGGCAACCGGGTCTTCTATCTGTCCTCCTCGCCGTCGCTCTTTCCGGCGATCGTGGACCGGCTCGGGGAGAGCGGGATGAGCGAGGAGTCGGAAGGTTCATACTCGCGGATCGTTATCGAGAAGCCCTTCGGGCGGGATTTGGAGAGCGCGCGGGAGCTGAACGAGGAGATCCAGTCGGGGTTCCGGGAGGAGCAGATCTACCGCATCGACCACTACCTCGGCAAGGAGACGGTCCAGAACATCCTCGCCCTGAGGTTCTCCAACGGCATCTTCGAGCCCTTGTGGAACCAGAACTACATAGACCACGTCCAGATCACGGTCGCCGAGGACATCGGCGTCGGGACGCGCGGCTCGTTCTACGAGGAGGCGGGCGCGCTGCGGGACATCGTTCAGAACCACCTGATGCAGGTTCTCTGCCTGACGGCGATGGAGCCACCAGTGAACTTCGACGCTGACTCGGTGCGTGACGAGAAGGTGAAGGTCCTGAAGGCCGTGCGGCCCATCCCGGAGGACGAGGTGGACCGCCTCGCGGTCAGGGGGCAGTACGCTTCGGGCTGGATCTGGGGCGATAGAGTCCGGGGCTACCGGGAGGAAGAGGACGTCGCCGACGACTCGCTGACGGAGACGTTCGTCGCGATGAAGCTCTTTGTGGACAACTGGCGGTGGGCCGGGGTCCCGTTCTACGTGCGGGCCGGAAAGCGCCTGCCGAAAAAGGCGACGGAGATCGCGATCCGCTTCAAGCCCACGCCGCACACGCCCTTCGCGCACGCCGGAGATGACGGGACGGAGCCGAACGTGCTCGTTATCCGCATCCAGCCCGAGGAGGGCGTCTCCCTGAAGCTCGGGGCAAAGGTACCGGGCTCGAAGATGGAGATCGGCTCGGTGAACATGGACCTGCTCTACGGCTCGGCGTTTATCGAGGAGGCCCCGGAGGCTTACGGCAGGCTCCTGCTCGACCTGATGCTCGGCGACCCGACGCTCTTTATCCGGGCCGACGAGGCCGAAGGGTCCTGGAAAATACTCGCGCCTGTGATGGAGACGTGGTCCAGAAAGCGGAAGATCCCGCTCTACCCGGCAGGGGAGTGGGGGCCGGAGGAGGCGCAGAAACTCATGGCCGACGACGGCCGAGAGTGGAGACGACCGTGA
- a CDS encoding glucose-6-phosphate dehydrogenase assembly protein OpcA has translation MSEVGEERRSPGSGVMSVDEVERELARLRMNEDGTVGLRSSVLNLIVVTDEEDATEVTRAISELADRYPSRVIVLISDPEGERSLDVQLAAFCSLRSGASQHICSEQITVHAEGPPALHLDSIAGPLLMPDLPTFLFYPGEFHADSPEFSRIAALSDRVIVDSNSSRSFEGTFREVAKLLDDPAAPPVGDLQWSTLAPWRALAGDLFASPERFPDLGEIHTLEVAHAPDGESRAMLFAGWTSYVFGWEPASRASSGDEREFVLKKPNGGEVRFRIRPSKAAGAGEPISRITLESDEASFSISRPKDRPEVRVEVRRGGETVGESTARLGSFDTSAMLGEELKRRGRDRTYEHSLKRAVEVLG, from the coding sequence GTGAGCGAGGTCGGAGAGGAGCGCCGCTCTCCCGGCAGCGGCGTGATGAGCGTAGACGAGGTAGAGCGCGAGCTTGCCCGGCTCAGGATGAACGAGGACGGGACGGTGGGGCTTCGCTCCTCGGTGCTGAACCTTATCGTGGTTACCGACGAGGAGGACGCGACGGAGGTTACGCGCGCGATAAGCGAGCTGGCCGATCGCTACCCGTCAAGGGTCATCGTCCTGATCTCCGACCCCGAAGGGGAGCGTTCGCTCGACGTGCAGCTAGCGGCGTTCTGCAGCCTGCGCTCCGGAGCAAGCCAGCACATCTGCTCCGAGCAGATAACGGTCCACGCCGAAGGGCCTCCGGCCCTGCACCTCGACTCGATAGCCGGGCCGCTCCTGATGCCGGACCTCCCGACGTTCCTTTTCTACCCGGGCGAGTTTCACGCCGACTCGCCGGAGTTCTCGCGCATCGCGGCGCTCTCGGATCGGGTGATCGTCGACTCAAACTCCTCGCGAAGCTTCGAGGGGACCTTCCGCGAGGTGGCGAAGCTCCTCGACGACCCGGCCGCGCCGCCGGTCGGGGACCTTCAGTGGTCGACGCTCGCTCCCTGGAGGGCGCTTGCGGGGGACCTCTTCGCCTCGCCGGAGCGCTTCCCGGACCTTGGGGAGATACACACCCTCGAAGTCGCGCACGCGCCGGACGGGGAGAGCCGGGCGATGCTGTTTGCGGGCTGGACGAGCTACGTCTTCGGCTGGGAGCCCGCCTCGCGCGCCTCCTCCGGCGATGAGCGGGAGTTCGTCCTGAAAAAGCCGAACGGAGGGGAGGTCCGGTTCAGGATAAGACCTTCCAAGGCTGCGGGGGCGGGGGAGCCGATAAGCAGGATCACCCTCGAATCAGATGAAGCTTCGTTCAGCATCTCCCGGCCGAAGGACCGGCCGGAGGTCCGCGTCGAGGTCCGGCGGGGCGGGGAGACGGTCGGTGAGTCGACCGCCCGGCTCGGCTCCTTCGACACGAGCGCGATGCTCGGTGAGGAGCTCAAGCGCCGGGGCCGCGACAGAACCTACGAACATTCCCTCAAGAGAGCCGTGGAGGTGCTCGGATGA